One Intestinimonas butyriciproducens genomic window, TGCGACAAGGTCTGCGTCATGTATGCCGGTAAGATGGTGGAACAGGGACCTGTGGACGATATCTTCTATAACCCCTCTCACCCCTACACCGTGGGGCTGCTGCGCTCCATGCCCCGTGTGGACGCAGAGAGCCATGAGCGGCTCATCCCCATCGAGGGAACGCCGGTGGACATGCTCAATCCGCCCGAGGGCTGCCCCTTCGCCCCCCGGTGTGAGCACGCCATGAAGATCTGCCTCAAGAAGATGCCGCCCTATGTGGAGATCGGCAAAGACCACCGCTCGGCCTGCTGGCTGCGGGTACAGGACCAGTTGGAGCGGGAAAAGACCGGAACCGGGGAGGTGGAGAGCCATGAATGAGAATATCCTCGTCCAGGTGGACCACCTGACCAAGTATTTCCCCATCAAGGGGCAGAAGGGCCCCGGCGTACAGGCGGTGGAGGACGTGTCCTTTGCCATCCACGAGGGGGAGACCCTGGGGCTGGTGGGCGAGTCCGGCTGCGGCAAGACCACCCTGGGGCGCACCATCCTCCGTCTCCATGAGCCCACCTCCGGCACCATCCTATACCGGGGGGAGCCCATCTATCAGCATGAATATCCCTTTGAGGCAAAGACGGTCACCGTCAGGGGTCAGGACGGCGCGACGGTGGAGAAGACCGAGCTCATCCGCAAAAGGGTGCCCAGGGAGAAGGCGGTGGATATGCTGCCTTACCGCCGGAAAATGCAGATCATCTTTCAGGACCCCTCCGCCTCTCTGGACCCCCGCATGACCGTGGGAGAGATCATCGGAGAGGCCATCGACATCCACAAGCTCTGCGCCTCCAAGGCGGAGCGAACCGACCGGATCAAGGAGCTGCTGGGCCGCGTGGGCCTCAACACCGAGCATGCCAACCGCTACCCCCACGAGTTTTCCGGCGGCCAGCAGCAGCGTGTGGGCATTGCCCGCGCCCTGGCCGTGAAGCCGGAATTTATTGTCTGCGACGAGCCGATCTCCGCGCTGGACGTGTCCATCCAGTCCCAGGTGGTCAACATGCTGGAGGACATGCAGCAGGAGCTGGGCCTCACGTATCTCTTCATTGCCCACGACCTCTCGGTGGTGCGGCACATCTCCCGCCGCATCGGCGTGATGTACCTGGGCACCATGGTGGAACTGGCCGAGAGCTATGAGCTCAATAAGCACCCGCTCCACCCCTATACCAAGACGCTGCTCTCCGCTGTACCGGTGCCCGATCCGGAGGTGAGCCGCACCCGCCAGCGCATCGTGCTGGAAGGGGATATCCCCTCCCCCATCAATCCCCCCACGGGCTGCCGGTTCCACACCCGCTGCCCCTATGCCACTGAGGCGTGCAAACAAAAGGCCCCGGCGTTCAAGGAATACGCACCCGGCCACTGGGCGGCCTGTCACCTGCTGGAAAAGAGCGGGGCCTGAGTATTCCGGGCCCTCCGCAAAACGCTCCCGGCGGCAGGGCGAATTCAGATATTTAACACTTTTGAAACATTTGCTTTACAAATATACCACAGGGATGGTATAATGCAGCATACGGCGGAGGATACTTTTTCTTCCAACCGGGAACGGCGCATGCGCCGTTTTATGTCCCCGACTTGGGGACATAATGTCTGTTGGTATCCGGTCCCGCGTGCGGGACACAGATGATACAAAATATTTCAGGAGGTAATGAAATGAACGGCAAAAAGCTTCTTGCTCTGTCTCTGGCCGGCGTGATGTCTCTCGGGCTGCTGGCCGGCTGCGGCGGCGGCGGTAACGCCACCACCCCTGCTCCCGGCGACACCACTGCTCCTGGGGATACTTCCGCCCCCAGCGCCGGCTTCAACATGAGCGTCTGCATCGCTTCCGAGCCTCAGACCATCGACCCCGCGCTGAACTCCGCCGTGGACGGCGGCATCATGACCCAGCATGTGTTCGAGGGCCTGATGAAATGGTCCGACAGCGGCGAGGCCGTGGAGGGCGCTCAGGGCGCCAACCTGGCCGAGCTGGTCCCCGGCCAGGCCGAGACCTATGACAAGGTGGTCAATGACGACGGCACCGTTACCTATACCTTCCATCTCCGCGACGGCATCAAGTGGTCCGACGGCCAGCCCGTCACCGCCGGCGACTTTGTATATGCCTGGCAGCGCTTGGCCACCCCCGCCACCGCCGCCGACTACTGCTACATGATCGATATGGTCAAGGGCTATGATCTGGTCAACACCGGCACTCCCACCGGCCAGTTCGAGACCAAGGTCAACGCGGACACCGGCGAGGAGGAGCAGGTCGAGATCATGGATCACGCCGATCCCACCACGCTGGGCGTCTCCGCTCCCGACGACAAGACCTTTGTGGTCGAGCTGACCTATGACTGTCCCTACTTCCTGGAGGTCTGCGCCTTCCCCGCCACCCTGCCCGTCCGCGAGGACATCGTCTCCGCCAATCCCGACGGCTGGACCCATGACGTGTCCACCTATATCGGCAACGGCGTC contains:
- a CDS encoding ABC transporter ATP-binding protein, with the protein product MNENILVQVDHLTKYFPIKGQKGPGVQAVEDVSFAIHEGETLGLVGESGCGKTTLGRTILRLHEPTSGTILYRGEPIYQHEYPFEAKTVTVRGQDGATVEKTELIRKRVPREKAVDMLPYRRKMQIIFQDPSASLDPRMTVGEIIGEAIDIHKLCASKAERTDRIKELLGRVGLNTEHANRYPHEFSGGQQQRVGIARALAVKPEFIVCDEPISALDVSIQSQVVNMLEDMQQELGLTYLFIAHDLSVVRHISRRIGVMYLGTMVELAESYELNKHPLHPYTKTLLSAVPVPDPEVSRTRQRIVLEGDIPSPINPPTGCRFHTRCPYATEACKQKAPAFKEYAPGHWAACHLLEKSGA